From the Musa acuminata AAA Group cultivar baxijiao chromosome BXJ1-2, Cavendish_Baxijiao_AAA, whole genome shotgun sequence genome, one window contains:
- the LOC103971568 gene encoding aquaporin PIP1-2, with protein sequence MEGKEEDVRLGANRFSERQPIGTAAQNQEKDYKEPPPAPLFEPAEFFSWSFYRAGIAEFMATFLFLYITILTVMGVVKSTTKCSTVGIQGIAWAFGGMIFALVYCTAGISGGHINPAVTFGLLLARKLSLNRALFYMVMQCLGAICGAGVVKGFQKGLYQSNGGGANVVAAGYTKGDGLGAEIVGTFILVYTVFSATDAKRNARDSHVPILAPLPIGFAVFLVHLATIPITGTGINPARSFGAAVIYNKDHAWDDHWIFWVGPFIGAALAALYHQVVIRAIPFKNRT encoded by the exons ATGGAAGGGAAAGAGGAGGATGTGAGGCTCGGAGCAAACAGGTTCTCAGAGAGGCAGCCGATAGGGACGGCTGCCCAGAACCAGGAAAAGGACTACAAGGAGCCACCTCCGGCTCCACTGTTTGAGCCAGCAGAGTTCTTCTCCTGGTCCTTCTACAGAGCTGGCATCGCAGAGTTCATGgccaccttcctcttcctctacatCACCATCCTCACTGTCATGGGCGTGGTCAAGTCCACCACCAAGTGCTCCACCGTGGGCATCCAAGGCATCGCCTGGGCCTTTGGTGGCATGATCTTTGCCCTCGTCTACTGCACCGCTGGGATCTCAG GTGGCCACATCAACCCGGCCGTGACCTTCGGGCTGCTCCTGGCGAGGAAGCTCTCCCTGAACCGAGCTCTCTTCTACATGGTGATGCAGTGCCTGGGTGCCATCTGCGGTGCTGGTGTGGTGAAGGGGTTTCAGAAGGGGCTCTACCAGAGCAATGGTGGCGGAGCAAACGTTGTGGCCGCTGGCTACACCAAGGGTGATGGCCTGGGTGCTGAGATTGTTGGCACCTTCATCCTTGTCTACACTGTCTTCTCTGCTACTGATGCCAAGAGGAACGCTAGGGACTCTCATGTGCCT ATCCTCGCCCCATTACCTATTGGTTTTGCCGTATTTCTTGTTCATCTGGCCACCATCCCCATCACCGGCACTGGCATCAACCCTGCAAGAAGCTTTGGAGCTGCAGTTATCTACAACAAGGACCATGCTTGGGATGACCAT TGGATCTTCTGGGTTGGACCATTCATCGGAGCTGCTCTTGCTGCCCTCTACCACCAGGTGGTGATCAGGGCAATCCCATTCAAGAACAGGACCTGA
- the LOC135597673 gene encoding uncharacterized protein LOC135597673 — MDVTDTSEQPAKSSKDEPDFDPSRMIGIIKRKALIKELAAAYHAECLACCQKLLQLQRKWEEEQQYIKRKTPQESGKHTTKPSKRPKKGM; from the exons ATGGATGTGACTGATACTTCTGAGCAGCCTGCGAAATCATCCAAAGATGAACCTGATTTTGATCCAAGCAGAA TGATTGGCATCATCAAgaggaaagctttgataaaagaaCTTGCTGCTGCTTACCATGCTGAGTGTCTTGCCTGCTGCCAGAAACTTCTACAACTTCAAAGAAAATGGGAAGAG GAACAGCAGTATATTAAAAGAAAAACTCCTCAGGAGTCCGGAAAGCATACAACGAAGCCCTCTAAACGTCCAAAGAAGGGGATGTAG